A genomic segment from Bubalus bubalis isolate 160015118507 breed Murrah chromosome 5, NDDB_SH_1, whole genome shotgun sequence encodes:
- the RHOD gene encoding rho-related GTP-binding protein RhoD produces MKTAQAPIEEAPGGARSVKVVLVGDGGCGKTSLLMVFAEGAFPESYTPTVFERLGVNLQVKGKPVHLQIWDTAGQVDYDRLRPLFYPDASVLLLCFDVTSPHSFDNISNRWYPEVNHFCKEVPIVVVGCKTDLRKDKMLVKKLRKNGLEPVTYHRGQEMARAVGAVAYLECSALLQENVHAVFQEAAEVALSSRGRNFWRRITRSFCVVT; encoded by the exons ATGAAGACGGCCCAGGCCCCGATCGAGGAGGCGCCGGGCGGCGCGCGGTCGGTCAAGGTGGTCCTCGTGGGCGACGGCGGCTGCGGGAAGACGTCACTGCTGATGGTCTTCGCGGAGGGGGCCTTCCCCGAG AGCTACACCCCCACGGTGTTTGAGCGGCTCGGCGTGAATCTGCAGGTGAAGGGCAAACCCGTCCACCTCCAAATCTGGGACACGGCAG GGCAAGTGGACTATGACCGCCTGCGGCCCCTGTTCTACCCTGATGCCAGCGTCCTGCTCCTCTGCTTTGATGTCACCAGTCCGCACAGCTTCGACAACATCTCTAACCGG TGGTACCCAGAGGTGAATCACTTCTGCAAGGAGGTGCCCATCGTCGTCGTGGGCTGCAAGACCGACCTGCGCAAGGACAAGATGCTGGTGAAGAAGCTGCGGAAAAACGGGTTGGAACCTGTGACCTACCACAGG GGCCAGGAGATGGCGCGGGCCGTGGGCGCCGTGGCCTACCTCGAATGCTCGGCTCTGCTCCAGGAGAACGTCCACGCCGTCTTCCAGGAGGCAGCCGAGGTGGCCCTCAGCAGCCGCGGTCGCAACTTCTGGAGGCGGATCACCCGGAGCTTTTGTGTGGTGACCTGA
- the SYT12 gene encoding synaptotagmin-12 isoform X2 encodes MGRELDLAPYGTLRKSQSADSLNSVSSVSNNFGQDFTLGQVEVSMDYDAASHTLHVAVLQGKDLLEREEASFESCFMRVSLLPDEQIVGISRIQRNAYSIFFDEKFSIPLDPAALEEKSLRFSVFGIDEDERNVSTGVVELKLSVLDLPLQPFSGWLYLQDQNKAADAVGEILLSLSYLPTAERLTVVVVKAKNLIWANDKTTADPFVKVYLLQDGRKMSKKKTAVKRDDPNPVFNEAMIFSVPAIVLQDLSLRVTVAESGSDGRGDSVGHVIIGPSASGMGATHWSQMLATLRRPVSMWHPVRRN; translated from the exons ATGGGCAGGGAGCTGGACCTGGCCCCCTACGGCACCCTCCGGAAATCCCAGTCGGCCGACTCCCTGAACTCCGTCTCCTCCGTGAGCAACAACTTCGGGCAGGACTTCACGCTGGGCCAGGTGGAGGTGAGCATGGACTACGACGCCGCCTCCCACACCCTCCACGTGGCTGTGCTGCAAGGCAAGGACCTCCTGGAGCGGGAGGAAGCCAGCTTCGAGTCTTGTTTCATGCGTGTCAGCCTGCTGCCGGACGAGCAGATCGTGGGCATTTCCCGG ATCCAGAGGAATGCCTACTCCATCTTCTTCGATGAGAAGTTCTCCATCCCGCTGGATCCTGCAGCCCTGGAGGAGAAGAGCCTGCGGTTTTCGGTGTTTGGCATCGATGAAGATGAGCGGAATGTGAGCACGGGGGTGGTGGAGCTGAAGCTGTCTGTCCTCGACCTCCCGCTACAGCCCTTCAGCGGCTGGCTCTACCTGCAGGACCAGAACAAG GCTGCCGACGCTGTGGGCGAGATCCTGTTGTCCCTCAGCTACCTCCCGACAGCTGAGCGCCTTACCGTGGTTGTGGTGAAAGCCAAGAATCTCATCTGGGCCAACGACAAGACCACGGCAG ATCCCTTTGTCAAGGTGTACCTGCTGCAGGATGGGAGGAAGATGAGCAAAAAGAAGACAGCTGTGAAGAGGGACGACCCTAACCCAGTGTTCAATGAAGCCATGATCTTCTCTGTGCCAGCCATTGTGCTCCAG GACCTGTCTCTCCGTGTGACGGTGGCTGAGAGCGGCAGTGACGGCCGTGGGGACAGCGTGGGTCACGTCATCATTGGGCCGTCAGCCAGCGGCATGGGCGCCACCCACTGGAGCCAGATGCTGGCCACGCTGCGCAGGCCCGTGTCCATGTGGCATCCCGTCCGGCGAAACTAA
- the SYT12 gene encoding synaptotagmin-12 isoform X1 codes for MAVDVAEYHLSVIKSPPDWEVGVYAAGALALLGIAAVSLWKLWTSGSFPSPSPFPNYDYRYLQQKYGETYAEARQKRVPAWNAQRASTRGPPSRKGSLSIEDTFESISELGPLELMGRELDLAPYGTLRKSQSADSLNSVSSVSNNFGQDFTLGQVEVSMDYDAASHTLHVAVLQGKDLLEREEASFESCFMRVSLLPDEQIVGISRIQRNAYSIFFDEKFSIPLDPAALEEKSLRFSVFGIDEDERNVSTGVVELKLSVLDLPLQPFSGWLYLQDQNKAADAVGEILLSLSYLPTAERLTVVVVKAKNLIWANDKTTADPFVKVYLLQDGRKMSKKKTAVKRDDPNPVFNEAMIFSVPAIVLQDLSLRVTVAESGSDGRGDSVGHVIIGPSASGMGATHWSQMLATLRRPVSMWHPVRRN; via the exons ATGGCCGTGGACGTGGCAGAGTATCACTTGAGCG TCATCAAGAGTCCCCCTGACTGGGAGGTGGGTGTCTACGCCGCTGGGGCACTGGCTTTGCTGGGAATTGCAGCCGTGAGCCTGTGGAAGCTCTGGACGTCGGGGagcttccccagcccctccccgttCCCAAACTATGACTACAGATACCTTCAGCAGAAGTATGGTGAGACCTACGCAGAGGCCAGGCAGAAG AGAGTGCCGGCCTGGAATGCGCAGCGCGCCAGCACTAGGGGGCCCCCCAGTCGCAAAGGCAGCCTCAGCATCGAGGACACCTTTGAAAGCATCAGCGAGCTGGGGCCCCTGGAGCTGATGGGCAGGGAGCTGGACCTGGCCCCCTACGGCACCCTCCGGAAATCCCAGTCGGCCGACTCCCTGAACTCCGTCTCCTCCGTGAGCAACAACTTCGGGCAGGACTTCACGCTGGGCCAGGTGGAGGTGAGCATGGACTACGACGCCGCCTCCCACACCCTCCACGTGGCTGTGCTGCAAGGCAAGGACCTCCTGGAGCGGGAGGAAGCCAGCTTCGAGTCTTGTTTCATGCGTGTCAGCCTGCTGCCGGACGAGCAGATCGTGGGCATTTCCCGG ATCCAGAGGAATGCCTACTCCATCTTCTTCGATGAGAAGTTCTCCATCCCGCTGGATCCTGCAGCCCTGGAGGAGAAGAGCCTGCGGTTTTCGGTGTTTGGCATCGATGAAGATGAGCGGAATGTGAGCACGGGGGTGGTGGAGCTGAAGCTGTCTGTCCTCGACCTCCCGCTACAGCCCTTCAGCGGCTGGCTCTACCTGCAGGACCAGAACAAG GCTGCCGACGCTGTGGGCGAGATCCTGTTGTCCCTCAGCTACCTCCCGACAGCTGAGCGCCTTACCGTGGTTGTGGTGAAAGCCAAGAATCTCATCTGGGCCAACGACAAGACCACGGCAG ATCCCTTTGTCAAGGTGTACCTGCTGCAGGATGGGAGGAAGATGAGCAAAAAGAAGACAGCTGTGAAGAGGGACGACCCTAACCCAGTGTTCAATGAAGCCATGATCTTCTCTGTGCCAGCCATTGTGCTCCAG GACCTGTCTCTCCGTGTGACGGTGGCTGAGAGCGGCAGTGACGGCCGTGGGGACAGCGTGGGTCACGTCATCATTGGGCCGTCAGCCAGCGGCATGGGCGCCACCCACTGGAGCCAGATGCTGGCCACGCTGCGCAGGCCCGTGTCCATGTGGCATCCCGTCCGGCGAAACTAA